The following proteins are encoded in a genomic region of Phaeodactylum tricornutum CCAP 1055/1 chromosome 1, whole genome shotgun sequence:
- the FBPC2 gene encoding plastidic inositol phosphatase (Inositol phosphatase/fructose-1,6-bisphosphatase, probably plastidic, possesses an N-terminal bipartite plastid targeting sequence), whose translation MKIALLPVVFSAISVRAFLPTRPSPATQYFRYGPRLATASLSQAAGAAVSKAPVFDEVCETTGVTLTRFMNEVATLNPDLKELTTLFGAIDTACKAISNLVKRSQLPSSDTLGLEGTLNVQGEDQKKLDVITNDLLKRALRFTGRLGVLASEEEDVPVDLLRSGLHNRGSEILIEEGEKYVAVFDPLDGSSNVDAGIPTGTIIGVYEHDESCNTNLECTPEECTEQEAQCLANTLQPGTNLVAAAYCLYSSSTFFALTLGNGVYIFTLDETIGEFILSKPSVQIPESSSIYSFNEAKLEMWDEPMRKTVNSWREGTGKSGKIFSSRYIGSMVGDVHRTLLYGGVFGYPADNENPIGKLRLLYEAAPMSFIMEQAGGISTTGMQRVMEIQPLMVHQRVPVIMGSKNDVLEVIDAYTAASNE comes from the exons ATGAAGATTGCACTGCTACCTGTCGTTTTTTCGGCGATTTCAGTAAGGGCTTTCCTGCCGACTCGTCCCAGCCCTGCCACACAGTATTTTAGATATGGTCCCCGACTCGCTACGGCTTCGTTGTCTCAGGCTGCTGGCGCCGCCGTGAGCAAGGCTCCAGTATTCGACGAAGTTTGCGAAACCACTGGTGTGACGCTGACGCGCTTTATGAACGAAGTCGCCACGCTCAACCCCGACCTCAAAGAGCTCACAACACTGTTTGGAGCCATCGATACGGCCTGTAAGGCAATCAGCAACCTCGTCAAACGATCTCAGCTTCCCTCCAGCGACACACTAGGATTGGAAGGTACACTAAATGTACAAGGCGAAGATCAAAAG AAACTCGATGTCATCACGAACGACTTGCTGAAACGAGCATTGCGTTTTACCGGACGGCTCGGAGTGTTGGCctccgaagaggaagatgtGCCAGTTGACTTGTTGAGGAGTGGGCTCCATAATAGAGgttcggaaattttgattGAAGAAGGCGAAAAATATGTAGCCGTCTTTGATCCGCTGGACGGCTCTTCCAATGTGGATGCGGGTATACCAACTGGGACCATTATTGGTGTCTACGAGCACGACGAAAGCTGCAATACTAATCTCGAATGCACGCCGGAAGAATGCACGGAGCAAGAAGCACAATGCTTGGCAAATACGTTACAGCCCGGCACCAATCTAGTGGCGGCTGCCTACTGCCTTTATTCGTCATCAACTTTCTTTGCATTGACGCTTGGCAACGGGGTCTATATCTTTACTTTGGACGAAACTATTGGGGAATTCATCTTGTCGAAGCCTAGCGTACAGATTCCGGAGAGCTCTTCGATTTACTCCTTTAACGAAGCCAAGCTCGAAATGTGGGACGAACCGATGCGCAAAACTGTCAATTCATGGCGTGAAGGAACGGGAAAGAGTGGGAAGATCTTCTCCAGCCGCTATATTGGCAGTATGGTTGGCGATGTTCACCGCACACTATTGTACGGCGGCGTGTTTGGATACCCCGCCGACAACGAGAACCCCATTGGTAAGCTTCGCTTGTTATACGAAGCAGCCCCAATGTCTTTCATCATGGAGCAGGCGGGTGGTATCTCTACTACTGGTATGCAGCGTGTCATGGAAATTCAGCCTCTAATGGTACATCAACGTGTTCCAGTGATTATGGGGTCAAAGAACGATGTCTTAGAGGTGATTGACGCATACACCGCAGCGAGCAATGAATGA
- the FBPC3 gene encoding fructose-1,6-bisphosphatase (Fructose-1,6-bisphosphatase, chloroplast precursor, possesses N-terminal bipartite targeting sequence): MMFILKSPALWLLLYPVVAFTAARANSIRPAAALSVFDLSSVEAVPSRKTKAPIFDEVCDTTGVTLKRFMTEVSLLNPEIEELTTLFGAIETACKAIANLVKRSPLPSSDTLGLQGEINVQGEDQKKLDVIANDILKRALRFTGRLGVLASEEEDTPVDLMPRDPSTKKVLIDEGEKYVAVFDPLDGSSNVDAGIPTGTIIGIYEHDETCKIDPDALEEDRTKQENLCLANTLQPGTNLVAAAYCLYSSSTFLVLTLGAGTYGFTLDETIGEFVLSHPNIKIPECSSIMSFNEANTPSWDRPLQDTFAKWRTGTGKSGKKFSSRYIGSMVGDVHRTLLYGGVFGYPGDKKNPNGKLRLLYEGAPMSFIMEQAGGLSTTGTQRVMEISPDTVHQRVPIIMGSRQDVEEVMDAYKNFGIE; the protein is encoded by the exons ATGATGTTTATTTTGAAGTCCCCGGCGCTTTGGTTGCTTCTTTACCCAGTTGTTGCTTTTACGGCGGCGAGGGCGAACTCGATTCGTCCAGCGGCCGCGTTATCTGTCTTCGATCTGTCGAGCGTGGAGGCAGTACCGTCTAGAAAGACCAAGGCCCCAATTTTCGATGAAGTTTGCGACACAACTGGAGTCACTCTCAAACGCTTCATGACCGAGGTTTCTCTACTGAATCCTGAAATCGAAGAGCTGACGACGCTGTTTGGTGCGATTGAAACCGCTTGCAAAGCCATTGCAAATCTTGTCAAGCGATCGCCGCTTCCCTCCAGTGACACGTTGGGTCTTCAGGGAGAAATCAACGTTCAAGGCGAAGACCAAAAG AAATTAGATGTGATCGCCAACGATATTTTGAAGCGAGCACTCCGCTTCACGGGCCGCCTCGGAGTCTTAGcctcggaagaagaggataCTCCCGTCGATTTGATGCCAAGGGATCCTAGTACCAAAAAAGTTCTAATCGATGAGGGAGAAAAGTATGTCGCTGTCTTCGATCCGCTCGATGGTAGCTCAAACGTTGATGCAGGCATACCGACAGGCACAATAATTGGGATATACGAGCACGACGAAACTTGCAAGATTGATCCTgatgctttggaagaggatcggaccaaacaagaaaacCTATGCCTCGCAAATACTCTGCAGCCCGGCACCAACTTGGTAGCAGCGGCGTACTGTTTATATTCTTCGTCAACATTTTTGGTGTTGACGCTGGGAGCTGGAACATATGGATTCACGCTAGATGAGACTATCGGTGAATTTGTCTTGAGCCATCCAAACATTAAGATTCCTGAATGCTCATCCATTATGTCGTTCAACGAGGCAAATACTCCCAGCTGGGATCGTCCGCTTCAAGACACTTTCGCAAAGTGGAGGACAGGGACAGGAAAGAGCGGCAAGAAATTTTCAAGTCGCTACATTGGTTCTATGGTAGGGGATGT CCATCGGACGCTCCTGTACGGAGGAGTTTTTGGGTATCctggcgacaaaaagaatccCAACGGGAAGCTACGCCTGCTTTATGAAGGAGCTCCAATGTCATTCATCATGGAACAGGCGGGTGGATTGTCGACCACTGGCACGCAGCGTGTCATGGAAATCTCCCCAGATACGGTCCATCAACGTGTGCCGATTATCATGGGATCCAGACAAGATGTCGAAGAGGTCATGGACGCCTATAAAAACTTTGGCATCGAATAA
- a CDS encoding predicted protein, giving the protein MRVNMASGKARFHEISVALMILVLSTTEISSAFVPLPILCRAKDSVLGSSVGGDGPPPSSGNNGDKNDWDDFLDPNFKESEGLQKAREYMSENSLPISFDEEADDGLLVNDDSNGQAQDIVVDEKKSNVSSSALTRPDGDGGLFTSGLSAEQLAKNPYVAAVSRLTPSELISKFTSTAHPRVQNAVRQTVLGLIGGLPKMAFETTTITTGQRLASLMFQLQMTGYMFKNAEYRLSLQQSLGLDGHSVNPSTERLLSAVDDEGSDDDNDDTQMDTLKGKIRGKLRIRYPGSMKNTLDDPENQNDVDNSNGLQMEVDAAAYMSELRSEVSQLRDELKITRSAKEDALRKDLLLYIRTLPEKELRSLTNTMGPDVLVAMKGLVKAVMTGIGEDEIGPETVTEQSSEAMAQLCMWQLAIGYNLRTLEVREEMKKSLKGSTVGGQDGDLASGAFE; this is encoded by the coding sequence ATGAGAGTCAATATGGCATCGGGAAAAGCTCGTTTCCACGAAATCAGCGTGGCGCTGATGATATTAGTTTTGTCTACGACCGAGATTTCCAGCGCTTTTGTTCCGCTGCCAATTCTCTGTAGAGCCAAAGATTCCGTCTTGGGTTCGTCGGTAGGCGGCGATGGCCCACCACCCTCTTCCGGAAATAATGGTGACAAGAACGACTGGGATGACTTCTTAGATCCCAACTTTAAAGAATCGGAAGGTTTGCAAAAAGCAAGAGAGTACATGAGTGAAAATAGTCTACCCATATCCTTCGATGAGGAAGCAGACGATGGCTTACTTGTCAATGATGACAGCAATGGGCAAGCGCAAGATATAGTGGTGGATGAGAAGAAATCGAATGTGTCATCCTCGGCACTTACTCGACCCGACGGAGACGGGGGATTATTCACCTCGGGGCTAAGCGCAGAGCAGCTTGCCAAAAATCCATATGTAGCTGCCGTATCCAGACTTACGCCATCCGAGCTCATTAGCAAGTTCACTTCGACGGCACATCCCCGGGTACAAAATGCTGTGCGGCAGACCGTGCTCGGCCTAATCGGAGGCCTACCCAAAATGGCGTTCGAAACTACCACTATCACCACCGGGCAGCGGTTGGCGTCTCTCATGTTTCAGCTTCAAATGACAGGTTACATGTTTAAGAATGCAGAGTACAGGTTGAgtcttcaacaaagcttGGGCCTCGATGGGCACTCCGTGAATCCGTCCACAGAACGCTTGCTATCGGcagtcgacgacgaaggcaGTGATGATGATAATGATGATACACAAATGGATACGCTCAAGGGGAAAATTCGAGGAAAGTTGCGCATCCGATATCCCGGTTCAATGAAGAACACATTAGACGACCCAGAAAACCAAAACGACGTGGACAATTCGAACGGTTTGCAAATGGAGGTTGATGCGGCTGCGTACATGTCCGAGCTGCGATCGGAAGTCTCGCAACTGAGAGATGAACTCAAAATTACGCGCAGCGCGAAGGAAGATGCTCTTCGCAAAGATCTCTTACTCTACATTCGAACACTCCCGGAAAAGGAGCTTCGATCACTGACCAACACTATGGGTCCAGACGTACTAGTGGCTATGAAGGGCCTCGTCAAAGCCGTCATGACCGGAATTGGGGAGGATGAAATAGGACCCGAGACGGTTACAGAGCAATCTAGCGAAGCCATGGCTCAACTATGTATGTGGCAGCTCGCGATTGGCTACAATCTGAGGACGTTGGAAGTACGGGAAGAGATGAAGAAGTCGTTAAAAGGTAGCACTGTGGGTGGGCAGGATGGCGATTTGGCCAGTGGAGCGTTTGAGTAG
- a CDS encoding predicted protein, with protein sequence MVQRDGVSKDFNDKLLIRSHLRRRTEDIAFWRKRAGWYDDDQSMREYNSGVYDAYYQADDDGSYYLQSNESNGQVSTNSNTAATVFKFVAFAVVTGFFAMLIRAIGRRARKEAPKNADRKERRRSNSKDPSLSRSLSRSRSRSRSRCRNDAYDLMTDADDVSRSKRSSRSKTRRPSTGRSTSRTRTPSRTPRVDNEVKIHEPILV encoded by the coding sequence ATGGTACAACGTGATGGAGTTTCCAAAGATTTCAACGATAAGCTTCTCATTCGGAGCCATTTACGACGCCGAACCGAAGATATTGCTTTTTGGCGCAAACGAGCGGGTTGGTATGACGATGACCAGTCCATGCGAGAATACAACAGTGGCGTCTACGATGCCTATTACCAggcagacgacgacggtaGTTACTACCTCCAAAGTAACGAAAGCAATGGCCAGGTTTCTACCAATAGCAATACTGCGGCAACAGTTTTCAAATTCGTAGCGTTCGCTGTGGTGACAGGCTTCTTCGCAATGCTAATTCGGGCGATTGGGCGACGAGCCCGGAAAGAGGCACCCAAAAACGCCGACAGGAAAGAACGCAGGCGATCGAATTCGAAAGACCCTTCACTTTCGCGTTCACTGTCCCGTTCGCGATCAAGATCGCGATCACGCTGTCGTAACGATGCATACGATTTGATGACGGATGCAGATGACGTAAGTCGTAGCAAGCGTTCCAGTAGGAGCAAGACTAGGCGCCCAAGCACAGGTCGCAGCACAAGTAGAACAAGAACGCCGTCCAGAACTCCCCGTGTAGATAACGAGGTCAAGATACATGAACCAATCCTTGTCTAA
- the PSAT gene encoding phosphoserine transaminase (phosphoserine transaminase.Involved in amino acids metabolism), producing the protein MMRFAPTANLVAFVRSSPAVRTSRATAIRFLSAAPSVKPVNPEFSSGPCKKRPGYDVATLDKQTLGRSHRSKIGKERLALAIDETKRILGVPDDYLVGIVPASDTGAYEMAMWNMLGARNIDICHWESFGKGWFADAVSHLKLRDIVEVTEHTADYGELPDLTKTNPANDICFTFNGTTSGVRVRDGCDFIADDRTGLTLCDATSACFAMDMPWDKLDVTTYSWQKVLGGEGAHGVLILSPRAVKRLESYTPENRPLPKIFRLAKKGKLEAGIFKGATINTPSMLAVEDYIDALQWASSIGGVEGLKKLSLDNLAVLEKFVAENEWIDFLAKDPSIRSSTSVCLTLDLTPEQIKAFVAKLEKEGVAFDIGGYRDAPPSIRIWCGSTIEKADVEALMPWLKWAYEEVKSA; encoded by the exons ATGATGCGTTTTGCTCCTACCGCCAATCTAGTCGCCTTTGTACGTTCGTCTCCCGCAGTCCGAACTAGCAGAGCTACTGCCATTCGGTTCTTGAGTGCCGCTCCCAGCGTCAAG CCTGTCAATCCGGAGTTCTCCTCGGGTCCCTGCAAAAAGCGTCCGGGCTACGATGTTGCCACTCTCGACAAACAGACTTTGGGCCGTTCGCACCGCTCCAAAATCGGCAAGGAGCGTCTAGCGTTGGCCATTGACGAAACCAAGCGTATCCTTGGTGTACCCGACGACTATCTCGTTGGTATCGTCCCCGCCTCCGATACCGGAGCCTACGAAATGGCCATGTGGAACATGCTCGGCGCCCGCAATATCGACATTTGCCATTGGGAATCCTTCGGCAAGGGATGGTTCGCCGACGCCGTCAGTCATTTGAAATTGCGCGACATCGTCGAAGTCACGGAACACACGGCTGATTATGGCGAACTCCCGGATCTCACCAAGACCAACCCCGCCAACGACATTTGCTTCACCTTCAACGGAACCACCTCGGGAGTCCGCGTCCGGGACGGTTGCGATTTCATCGCCGACGATCGCACGGGTCTGACTTTGTGCGACGCTACCTCCGCATGTTTCGCCATGGATATGCCCTGGGACAAGCTCGACGTCACGACGTATTCGTGGCAAAAGGTCTTGGGCGGTGAAGGTGCCCACGGGGTCCTCATTCTCAGTCCCCGTGCGGTCAAACGACTCGAGTCCTACACACCGGAAAACCGTCCCTTGCCCAAGATTTTCCGGCTCGCCAAAAAGGGCAAGCTCGAAGCGGGTATTTTCAAAGGTGCCACTATCAACACCCCCAGTATGTTGGCCGTGGAAGACTACATTGACGCCCTGCAGTGGGCCTCGTCCATCGGGGGTGTTGAAGGATTGAAGAAACTTAGTCTCGACAATTTAGCCGTCCTCGAAAAGTTCGTTGCCGAAAACGAATGGATTGACTTTTTGGCCAAAGATCCTTCTATCCGTTCGTCAACTTCGGTATGTTTGACACTGGACCTGACCCCGGAACAGATCAAGGCATTCGTCGCCAAACTGGAGAAGGAAGGCGTCGCCTTTGATATTGGTGGTTACCGCGACGCTCCTCCCTCCATTCGGATCTGGTGCGGATCGACCATTGAAAAGGCGGATGTCGAAGCTCTCATGCCCTGGCTCAAGTGGGCCTACGAGGAAGTAAAGTCGGCATAG
- a CDS encoding predicted protein: protein MKSIKGSVILFAAFIAAPLIAAGIDISSDESILSEFSTNPIGIRGLANRIKRTPVMQRTPKTKALSRRSDSKNNKRSNIKINRKPEPANAMDETTPNQDTTCALEPTVVDSTIIVEFSGNTGEPLPETERAALQNAVLTSYNELLASGCDFPFFREAVAVTILNESGGGANITAPARALKEDSHFSISNRRDLRRLFKRRFTFGVTVRCRGGCPPETTAFTGNKSGNTTAPNPKASKTAAPTSAPKQTSPNTQCRCTIGIVIPPAETDFTEVFIENVADLQESRELPAELGLPDATIELEQQSCEEESIFESFVTIDVNGDPSNFTSVEIDLMEEIFIQSYNDLNADNCDPNFLRIRNASFVLPDDLPELPGGGTRTLAIQHRRERFLRKIGFRFTASCFDCRGESSVFTGNIGSRYLEESTSLVVDTRRGLQVNVLEDCFCPAFGVVINRPPTVEEFEVAFSETFVEVKTESVLFEDIESISNVTEDNDVILDPSHVPTTVPSLMPSTEPSLMPSVAPSSKPSSHFPSLTPSANPSKAPTFAPTPGSALPSGPSLG, encoded by the exons ATGAAGAGCATCAAGGGGTCCGTAATTTTGTTTGCTGCCTTTATCGCTGCTCCTTTGATTGCAGCAGGCATTGATATTAGCAGCGATGAAAGCATCCTTTCCGAATTCTCCACAAATCCCATTGGCATTAGGGGACTAGCCAACAGGATCAAACGAACTCCAGTGATGCAGAGAACTCCAAAAACGAAAGCCCTTAGCAGAAGATCTGATTCCAAGAACAATAAAAGGTCGAATATCAAGATCAACAGAAAGCCTGAACCAGCCAACGCAATGGACGAAACCACTCCCAACCAGGACACGACATGTGCGTTGGAACCGACTGTCGTTGATTCGACTATCATTGTCGAGTTTAGTGGCAACACTGGCGAACCCCTCCCCGAGACGGAAAGAGCCGCGCTCCAAAACGCTGTCCTCACCTCGTACAATGAGCTGTTGGCGTCAGGCTGCGACTTTCCCTTCTTCCGAGAAGCCGTTGCTGTAACTATTTTAAACGAGAGTGGTGGCGGCGCCAACATTACCGCCCCGGCTCGAGCCTTGAAGGAAGACTCGCACTTCAGCATTTCAAATAGACGCGACTTGCGAAGGCTTTTTAAAAGACGTTTCACATTCGGTGTAACGGTCCGATGTAGAGGAGGATGCCCTCCCGAAACAACGGCGTTTACAGGAAAC AAATCAGGCAATACGACCGCACCAAATCCCAAAGCGAGCAAGACGGCCGCACCTACTTCGGCACCTAAACAAACTTCCCCAAATACTCAGTGCAGATGCACCATTGGCATCGTGATTCCTCCAGCAGAAACAGATTTCACCGAGGTCTTTATCGAAAATGTTGCAGATCTCCAAGAAAGCCGAGAACTACCAGCAGAGCTTGGACTACCGGACGCAACAATTGAGCTCGAGCAACAAAGCTGTGAGGAGGAGTCGATTTTTGAGTCATTTGTTACGATTGATGTAAATGGCGACCCAAGCAACTTCACCAGTGTAGAAATCGACCTGATGGAGGAAATTTTTATTCAGTCGTACAATGATCTCAACGCCGACAATTGCGACCCCAATTTTCTGAGGATCCGGAatgcttcttttgttttaCCGGACGATCTCCCTGAATTGCCTGGTGGCGGCACCCGAACACTCGCTATACAACATCGCCGCGAGCGTTTCCTAAGGAAAATTGGGTTTCGATTCACTGCTTCTTGCTTCGACTGCCGAGGTGAGAGTTCTGTCTTTACAGGGAATATTGGCTCTCGATATTTGGAAGAGTCGACGTCACTGGTTGTGGATACGAGAAGGGGGCTTCAGGTGAATGTGCTTGAAGACTGCTTCTGTCCTGCGTTTGGCGTGGTTATTAATCGGCCTCCAACAGTTGAAGAATTCGAGGTAGCGTTTTCCGAGACATTTGTAGAAGTTAAAACGGAATCTGTGTTGTTTGAGGATATTGAATCGATCTCCAATGTCACGGAAGACAACGATGTCATCCTGGACCCCTCCCATGTTCCCACTACCGTACCGTCTCTGATGCCGTCGACTGAACCCTCACTGATGCCATCTGTTGCACCGTCGAGCAAACCGTCATCCCATTTCCCCTCTTTAACGCCATCGGCAAACCCATCGAAAGCTCCCACGTTCGCCCCAACTCCAGGATCGGCTCTTCCATCAGGGCCCTCACTCGGGTAG